The following are encoded together in the Bubalus kerabau isolate K-KA32 ecotype Philippines breed swamp buffalo chromosome 3, PCC_UOA_SB_1v2, whole genome shotgun sequence genome:
- the LOC129647332 gene encoding small cysteine and glycine repeat-containing protein 7-like, with protein sequence MGCCGCGSCGGCGGGCGGGCGGGCGGGCGGGCGGGCGSCTSCRCYRVGCCTSCCPCCYGCCGGCCSVPVVCCHRRTCSCNSCGCGGGKGCCQQKSCCQQKCSCQKLCCH encoded by the coding sequence ATGGGCTGCTGTGGTTGTGGAAGTTGTGGTGGCTGCGGCGGTGGCTGCGGCGGTGGCTGCGGTGGTGGTTGCGGTGGTGGCTGCGGTGGTGGCTGCGGTGGTGGCTGTGGCAGCTGCACCAGCTGCAGATGCTACCGGGTGGGCTGCTGCAccagctgctgcccctgctgctatggctgctgtgGGGGCTGCTGCAGCGTCCCCGTGGTCTGCTGCCACCGCCGCACCTGCAGCTGCAACTCGTGTGGCTGCGGCGGTGGGAAGGGCTGTTGCCAGCAGAAGAGCTGCTGCCAGCAGAAGTGCAGCTGCCAGAAGCTATGTTGCCACTAG
- the LOC129647873 gene encoding small cysteine and glycine repeat-containing protein 9-like produces MGCCGCGSCGGCGGGCGGGCGGGCGGGCGSCTSCRCYRVGCCTSCCPCCYGCCGGCCSVPVVCCHRRTCSCNSCGCGGGKGCCQQKSCCQKKCSCQKQCCH; encoded by the coding sequence ATGGGCTGCTGTGGTTGTGGAAGTTGTGGTGGCTGCGGCGGTGGCTGCGGCGGTGGCTGCGGCGGTGGCTGCGGTGGTGGCTGTGGCAGCTGCACCAGCTGCAGATGCTACCGCGTGGGCTGCTGCAccagctgctgcccctgctgctatggctgctgcgGGGGCTGCTGCAGCGTCCCCGTGGTCTGCTGCCACCGCCGCACCTGCAGCTGCAACTCGTGTGGCTGCGGCGGTGGGAAGGGCTGTTGCCAGCAGAAGAGCTGCTGCCAGAAGAAGTGCAGCTGCCAGAAGCAATGCTGCCACTAG